A genomic segment from Coccinella septempunctata chromosome 3, icCocSept1.1, whole genome shotgun sequence encodes:
- the LOC123309690 gene encoding protein SPT2 homolog, giving the protein MDFGTLLYNAQKNKEVKKEPIKYYSTKFAPPKKEQKDKSRLSVNVRKFLEKKEEEERQKRLEAQRKKEELLALRSKDKKAVKRVNVMLKRTKSANQSVIQDAVDSDNTAVTLVGPAQPDEDDYGYVSQEASAFYNKMMEKYSKMPDKTPKFLLEKKKVNTNLSSTKDRVKAALEKEKEEAMMPHKRKRKHKDPEDLSSPDDNFPSTASRITDERPDAKKPKIDKPKPKMPPPMNFNELLKLAEKKQFEPIIIEKKSKEDESPLTKKQRREMERMREWQERKKEKLKPDPSEPKQKINKEAETAKSKIAKVPNQSILATALTKSSNKADNKMQNPEPEIRKKIDWGPKHPSAGKMNSITKAPVDIKKPVPSASNNPMKDLGKSVSNYTEKSTKIATKSNNGTTKNGLPSKDIKRYPKEISVNSRGPSDKKMLDKIKEKEMPQRELSKPKQFPPNDLRPKQFPPADVRRKPMSNKMQMQMKKRRIIDDDDEDYDSEMDDFIDDGPEEEEDYSKYIREIFGYNKSKYVEVDEEDDDIMESSFSQQMKEEQISTKLGIMEDLEDMRLEEEHKRRKALMKKKIGS; this is encoded by the exons ATGGATTTTGGAACGTTGTTATACAATGCTCAAAAGAATAAAGAAGTTAAGAAGGAG CCGATTAAATATTATAGCACAAAGTTTGCTCCACCAAAAAAGGAGCAGAAAGATAAATCACGGTTATCAGTCAATGTAAGGAAGTTTCTGGAAAAGAAGGAGGAAGAAGAGAGACAAAAAAGGCTTGAAGctcaaagaaaaaaagaagagTTATTAGCTTTGAGATCGAAG GATAAAAAGGCTGTCAAGCGTGTGAATGTCATGTTGAAGCGGACCAAATCTGCAAATCAATCTGTTATTCAAGATGCAGTGGATTCCGACAATACTGCCGTTACTCTAGTTGGGCCTGCACAACCTGATGAAGATGATTATGGATATGTTTCACAAGAAGCATCTGCTTTTTATAATAAAATGATGGAAAAGTACAGTAAGATGCCAGACAAGACACCAAAGTTCTTGTTAGAAAAAAAGAAAGTTAATACCAATCTGAGCTCAACTAAAGATAGAGTTAAAGCTGCTTTAGAAAAGGAGAAAGAAGAAGCAATGATGCCTCATAAGAGAAAACGCAAACATAAGGATCCAGAAGACCTCTCATCTCCAGATGACAACTTCCCGTCTACGGCATCTAGAATTACTGATGAGAGACCTGATGCTAAGAAACCGAAGATTGATAAACCTAAACCTAAAATGCCTCCACCGATGAATTTCAATG AGCTCCTCAAACTAGCAGAAAAGAAACAATTTGAACCCATAATTATTGAGAAGAAAAGCAAAGAAGATGAAAGTCCCCTTACCAAGAAACAGAGAAGAGAAATGGAAAGGATGAGGGAGTGGcaggaaagaaaaaaagaaaaacttaaGCCTGACCCAAGCGAGCCCAAACAGAAAATTAATAAAGAAGCAGAAACTGCCAAATCGAAAATAGCAAAAGTGCCAAATCAGTCAATATTAGCAACAGCCCTAACAAAAAGTTCTAATAAGGCTGATAATAAAATGCAAAATCCTGAACCAGAAAttaggaaaaaaattgattgggGTCCTAAACATCCATCAGCTGGAAAAATGAACAGCATAACAAAGGCCCCAGTTGACATTAAAAAACCAGTCCCAAGTGCCTCCAATAATCCCATGAAAGATTTGGGAAAATCTGTATCAAATTATAcagaaaaatctacaaaaaTTGCCACCAAAAGCAATAATGGAACAACTAAGAATGGCTTACCTTCAAAGGACATAAAAAGGTATCCTAAAGAAATCAGTGTGAACAGCAGAGGCCCCTCTGACAAAAAAATGCTAGATAAGATTAAGGAGAAAGAAATGCCACAAAGAGAATTGTCTAAACCAAAACAGTTCCCACCAAATGATCTAAGGCCAAAACAATTTCCTCCAGCTGATGTGAGGAGAAAACCCATGTCTAATAAAATGCAAATGCAAATGAAAAAACGAAGAATTatcgatgatgatgatgaagattATGATTCTGAAATGGATGACTTCATTGATGATGGTCCCGAAGAAGAAGAGGATTACTCTAAATATATCAGAGAAATATTTGGTTATAACAAGTCAAAATATGTGGAAGTCGATGAAGAAGATGATGATATTATGGAGTCCTCATTTTCACAGCAGATGAAAGAAGAGCAAATCAGTACAAAATTGGGTATAATGGAAGATCTTGAAGATATGAGACTAGAGGAAGAGCACAAACGAAGGAAAGcattaatgaagaaaaaaatcggTAGCTAA